In uncultured Desulfuromonas sp., the genomic stretch CTTCACAACCTTTGATCTTGGCAGGATGTTGAAAAAGTCCCATCCGGGGCCTTTTCAATGACGCAAACCGAAAATGCGATTTCCGTCTTGCTTACAAGATCAAGGGCTTGAAAACCTGTCCTAGTGCTCTGTCAATGCTAAAAATTCGAGTGTATGGCACAGCATCGTGCCGTTCTCACAAGGCGCGAAATCGCCGAAGTGGCCACTCCACTTCAAGATTTTGCAACGCAGTGAGAATGGTACGAGGCGAAGCCAGACCCGAAAATTTAGTGTTGTCAGAGCACTAGATTTTAGCCATCCGTCCATGGGCTCCACAGGCTGTTTTTCAACCGCCTGTTAGAAATCATGGTTTCGCCAATGGCATCAAAACGCCCACGCTAACGTCCGTGGTGATTCAAAATGATGATGCTTCCCGGTCACCGGGTCAGTAAAAATGACCTCTTTAGCCAACAGTTGCAACGGTGTTGAAAAATCATCGGGCTGTTCCGGTAACAGGTTCGGATAGTAGCGATCATTGACCAGGCCAAACCCCAGCCCACTCATATGCAGGCGTAACTGGTGGGTTTTTCCAGTGATCGGTTGCAGAGAAAACAACCCATAGCCCTGGCGCAAGTCGAGCAGTTCAATGGATGATCGGGCATTCACGTCACCGGCAACCACCTGCCAACGGAACCAGGGATCGCCCTGCTCAATGCGATTTGCCACCTGCCAATGACGCTGCTGCGGTTCCTCAGGGCAATGCGCCACGGCATCGTAGCGTTTTTTTATGTTTCCCTGGCTGAACAGGGCATTGTAACGCGCGCGATCTTCGGAGCGCTGAGCAAATAACACCAACCCGGCGGTAAAACGATCAATGCGATGCACCGGTGCCAACTGATCGTTTCCCGTCGCCAGCCGCAGGCGATAGACGAGGTTTTCCGTGACATAGCGGCCTCCGGGGTGC encodes the following:
- a CDS encoding RluA family pseudouridine synthase; the protein is MAISRYCSKLVLPHAQPPYPDLVAFLAGYFPHVTYEQWARRVDDGKVLDADQQPLGRDGYRPQQVIYYYREVEEQPLIPFAETILYQDDALLVACKPHFLPVHPGGRYVTENLVYRLRLATGNDQLAPVHRIDRFTAGLVLFAQRSEDRARYNALFSQGNIKKRYDAVAHCPEEPQQRHWQVANRIEQGDPWFRWQVVAGDVNARSSIELLDLRQGYGLFSLQPITGKTHQLRLHMSGLGFGLVNDRYYPNLLPEQPDDFSTPLQLLAKEVIFTDPVTGKHHHFESPRTLAWAF